One Candidatus Sulfurimonas baltica DNA segment encodes these proteins:
- the yajC gene encoding preprotein translocase subunit YajC has translation MEILSQLLPFVFLIAIMYFVIIRPQQKEAKSRKEMIEALKKGDKIVTAGGVIVVVHKVEEQFLSVKFNDDTIVKITKDAVSRKFEDEA, from the coding sequence ATGGAAATATTAAGTCAACTATTACCGTTCGTATTTTTAATCGCAATTATGTACTTCGTAATTATTCGTCCGCAACAAAAAGAGGCAAAAAGCAGAAAAGAGATGATAGAGGCTCTTAAAAAAGGTGACAAAATTGTTACTGCCGGCGGCGTTATTGTTGTAGTACACAAGGTAGAGGAACAATTTTTAAGCGTTAAATTCAACGATGATACAATAGTGAAGATTACAAAAGACGCTGTTTCTAGAAAGTTCGAGGATGAAGCTTAA